The proteins below are encoded in one region of Deltaproteobacteria bacterium:
- the rlmKL gene encoding bifunctional 23S rRNA (guanine(2069)-N(7))-methyltransferase RlmK/23S rRNA (guanine(2445)-N(2))-methyltransferase RlmL, whose protein sequence is MHSFFITCPMGIESLLAGELRGMEASNIKETRSGVSCDGVVETALRICLWSRFANRVLMPLAVFPAATPEELYDGVRSIPWEDHLSPANTLAVDTTVSGSEISHSRYAALKIKDAVVDRFRDQVGRRPSVQVKNPDVRINARIHRNQATISLDLSGESLHKRGYRQDKGIAPLKENLAAAILARAGWPGMAAEGRPFIDPMCGAGTLPIEAALMAADIAPGLLRPYFGFMGWKGFDPRVWTHLQVEARYRRKDGFIHLPVITGYDVDGRILKSARENLKRAGLDGKITFQSQDIGSLRSPGEGNFGLVAVNPPYGERQGEVDKLKGLYQRLGKTLRENFEGWNASIFTGNPDLGKEMGIRAVRTHTLYNGAIKCKLIHFTIKKSRFFKETLTAGGWPKTPGTPASREAGGGMFANRLRKNIRTIGKWAEEEGITCYRLYGADIPEYNVAVDVYGDLVHVQEYRAPATVEAAGAEARLRQVMSIIPEVLKIPAEKIFLKVRERQRGRSQYEKLHESGRFHEVTEGGLKFLVNLEDYLDTGLFLDHRLTRKMVGEMARGKNFLNLFAYTGAATVHAAAGGASFTTSVDMSNTYTDWARKNMALNGLKGKNHRFIKADCMKWIEAAKARYDLIFLDPPTFSASKGMEGTFDVQRDHVGLITGTAKLLSGSGILIFSNNRRGFEMDLASLSGLIVEDITARTIPRDFARNPGVHNCWRIARES, encoded by the coding sequence ATGCATTCTTTTTTTATCACATGTCCCATGGGTATCGAATCGCTTCTTGCCGGCGAACTGCGTGGCATGGAAGCCTCCAACATAAAGGAGACCCGCTCCGGGGTGTCCTGCGATGGTGTTGTGGAGACGGCCCTCCGGATCTGCCTGTGGTCGAGGTTTGCCAATCGTGTCCTGATGCCCCTGGCTGTTTTTCCGGCAGCGACCCCCGAGGAGCTTTATGATGGTGTCCGGTCCATCCCCTGGGAAGATCACCTTTCCCCAGCCAACACCCTGGCCGTAGACACGACCGTCTCCGGTTCGGAAATTTCACACTCCCGGTACGCGGCCCTGAAGATCAAGGACGCCGTGGTTGACCGCTTCCGGGACCAGGTTGGCCGGCGTCCGTCCGTACAGGTCAAAAATCCCGATGTGCGCATAAATGCCCGCATCCACAGGAACCAGGCAACCATCAGCCTCGATCTTTCCGGAGAGAGTCTCCATAAGCGCGGATACCGTCAGGATAAGGGGATCGCCCCCCTGAAGGAGAACCTGGCCGCCGCCATTCTCGCCAGGGCCGGTTGGCCCGGGATGGCTGCCGAAGGACGACCGTTTATTGACCCGATGTGCGGTGCCGGAACCCTGCCCATCGAGGCGGCCCTCATGGCCGCGGACATCGCCCCGGGACTTTTACGCCCCTACTTCGGGTTCATGGGCTGGAAGGGGTTCGACCCCAGGGTCTGGACACATTTACAGGTGGAGGCCCGCTACCGGAGAAAGGACGGGTTTATCCATTTGCCGGTAATCACGGGGTATGACGTGGACGGCAGAATCCTGAAATCAGCCCGGGAAAACCTGAAGCGGGCGGGGCTTGATGGGAAAATAACTTTTCAGAGCCAGGATATAGGCTCGCTCCGTTCTCCAGGGGAAGGAAATTTTGGCCTTGTGGCGGTCAACCCGCCCTACGGGGAAAGGCAGGGCGAAGTTGATAAATTAAAAGGGCTTTATCAAAGGCTGGGGAAAACACTCAGGGAAAATTTTGAGGGTTGGAACGCATCCATTTTTACAGGCAACCCCGACCTGGGCAAAGAGATGGGAATAAGAGCCGTCAGGACCCACACCCTGTATAATGGCGCCATCAAGTGCAAGCTCATCCACTTTACCATAAAGAAAAGCCGTTTTTTCAAGGAGACACTGACGGCCGGTGGGTGGCCCAAGACGCCGGGTACCCCCGCATCCCGCGAAGCCGGCGGCGGGATGTTTGCCAACCGCCTTCGTAAAAATATTCGTACCATCGGCAAGTGGGCGGAGGAGGAAGGGATTACCTGCTACCGTCTCTACGGAGCGGATATTCCGGAGTACAATGTCGCAGTGGACGTTTATGGTGATCTGGTTCACGTCCAGGAGTACCGGGCGCCGGCCACTGTAGAGGCGGCAGGTGCCGAGGCCCGGCTCCGGCAGGTGATGTCGATCATCCCGGAGGTGCTGAAGATCCCCGCGGAAAAGATTTTTCTTAAAGTCAGGGAGCGCCAAAGGGGCCGGAGCCAGTATGAAAAGCTGCACGAATCAGGTCGTTTCCACGAGGTGACCGAAGGGGGGCTGAAGTTTCTCGTCAACCTGGAGGACTACCTCGACACGGGGCTTTTCCTGGACCATCGACTGACGCGGAAGATGGTCGGGGAGATGGCCCGGGGGAAAAACTTTTTGAACCTTTTTGCCTACACAGGTGCGGCCACCGTCCACGCCGCCGCAGGCGGCGCTTCCTTTACCACCTCTGTGGACATGTCCAACACCTATACCGATTGGGCCCGGAAAAACATGGCATTGAACGGCCTGAAGGGGAAAAACCACCGTTTCATCAAGGCTGACTGCATGAAATGGATCGAGGCTGCGAAAGCCCGCTACGATCTGATCTTCCTCGACCCACCCACTTTTTCGGCCTCCAAGGGGATGGAAGGCACCTTCGACGTCCAGAGGGACCATGTCGGTCTTATAACAGGGACGGCGAAGCTCCTGTCCGGGAGCGGTATACTCATCTTTTCCAATAATCGCCGGGGTTTTGAAATGGACTTGGCTTCCCTTTCCGGCCTCATTGTCGAGGACATTACCGCCCGGACAATCCCCAGGGACTTCGCCAGAAACCCGGGGGTGCACAACTGCTGGAGGATCGCAAGGGAAAGTTAA
- a CDS encoding cupin domain-containing protein, whose translation MTQIKKGSDTGGLPPGKAVDLEKMVEYSDGSIVSRALVQSKVGTVTLFAFDKGQGLSEHSAPFDAIVQVLDGTAEVNIGGEPVLTTAGQTVLMPADIPHSINAPKRFKMLLVMIRG comes from the coding sequence ATGACGCAGATTAAAAAGGGATCCGATACGGGGGGGCTTCCTCCAGGGAAGGCCGTCGATCTTGAAAAGATGGTGGAATATTCAGATGGTTCCATCGTGAGCAGGGCCCTTGTCCAGAGCAAGGTGGGGACTGTGACCCTTTTTGCCTTCGATAAAGGGCAGGGATTAAGCGAGCACTCGGCTCCGTTCGACGCCATCGTGCAGGTTCTCGACGGCACGGCGGAGGTGAATATCGGAGGGGAACCCGTGCTGACCACCGCCGGACAGACGGTCCTCATGCCCGCCGATATACCACACTCGATCAATGCGCCCAAACGCTTCAAGATGCTGCTGGTAATGATCCGAGGATAA
- a CDS encoding class II fructose-bisphosphate aldolase — protein MSTVSKKDFEKALEIGRPPNIVKLFPNSRALIVSGKAIDRAMIAKGQAMTIAANGRNQFVIRGAMRAAQRANAAIIMEIAKSEGGADAYCDVNFWNLARLVDSLANEMGITVPIAIHADHYGIKDDADVETARVEIPTMFDAGITSIAIDASHLPDDRNLLASIELAGYVPGWAGLETEVGEIKGKEGLSTVAEALFLIKGLNAHGIFPDWIALNNGTTHGIEQSDAGIQVDLTARIHAALKPYRVSGAQHGTSGNSSERLRKIARETVTTKANVATALQMISWGVRVNDYGNAFLNDDGEFAKVSGDGVSDDLWAKMVAYAGKNGLKGGNYKKLNRPFENRLLSQPAAIRERSVQAVEDFVYRLLTDVFNASDTAPLAVQSILQADSFDLGPKSGRIEDPGQWTEKLIVKRAGEINTDKGPGGDFDD, from the coding sequence ATGTCAACCGTCTCTAAGAAGGATTTCGAAAAGGCCCTGGAGATCGGGCGTCCGCCTAATATAGTCAAACTGTTTCCCAATTCCAGGGCGCTCATCGTAAGCGGCAAGGCTATTGACCGGGCCATGATCGCCAAGGGCCAGGCTATGACCATCGCGGCCAACGGCAGGAACCAGTTCGTAATCCGGGGGGCCATGCGTGCCGCCCAGAGAGCCAACGCTGCCATCATCATGGAAATCGCCAAATCCGAGGGCGGCGCCGACGCCTACTGTGACGTAAACTTCTGGAACCTGGCCCGGTTGGTCGATTCTCTGGCCAACGAGATGGGCATCACCGTACCGATCGCCATCCACGCGGACCATTACGGAATCAAGGACGATGCCGATGTCGAGACGGCCAGGGTGGAGATCCCCACCATGTTCGACGCGGGGATCACTTCCATCGCCATCGACGCCTCGCACCTTCCCGACGACAGAAATCTCCTGGCCAGCATTGAACTTGCGGGTTATGTCCCCGGGTGGGCCGGCCTGGAAACGGAGGTGGGTGAGATCAAGGGCAAGGAGGGGCTCTCCACCGTGGCCGAGGCCCTTTTCCTGATCAAAGGCCTCAACGCCCACGGCATATTCCCGGACTGGATCGCCCTGAACAACGGAACAACCCACGGGATTGAACAGAGCGATGCCGGCATTCAAGTGGACCTAACCGCCCGGATCCACGCCGCCCTGAAGCCCTACAGGGTTTCCGGTGCCCAGCATGGTACATCGGGGAACAGCAGTGAGAGGCTTCGGAAAATCGCCAGGGAGACGGTCACTACCAAGGCCAACGTGGCCACAGCCCTGCAGATGATAAGCTGGGGCGTTCGGGTCAACGATTACGGGAATGCGTTTTTAAACGATGACGGTGAATTTGCAAAGGTCTCCGGGGATGGAGTTTCCGATGATCTGTGGGCGAAGATGGTGGCATACGCCGGGAAAAACGGGCTGAAAGGCGGCAACTACAAGAAGCTCAACCGTCCTTTCGAGAACCGTCTGTTGAGTCAACCGGCGGCAATCAGGGAGAGGAGTGTTCAGGCTGTGGAGGATTTTGTATACCGCCTTCTCACGGATGTCTTTAACGCCAGCGACACGGCCCCCTTGGCGGTCCAGTCCATCCTTCAGGCCGACTCCTTCGACCTGGGACCCAAATCGGGGAGGATCGAGGATCCGGGCCAGTGGACGGAAAAACTTATTGTCAAGAGGGCCGGGGAGATCAACACCGACAAGGGACCGGGTGGGGATTTCGACGACTGA
- a CDS encoding HAMP domain-containing protein, which produces MRIVHKISLFMLVFFGTGMFLGGVITYGSLKSVRSEMYKWFDGNAQTLAASIGNKALENLHYSDYQAIERMLILDVEQDGNMVYGLVQFGNDLSEMKQAGDPKAGPYRKYVFNIIEDGKTLGKVTIHYSTRVIEEKFTELTRMIWLGASVTVVILLVLLYGLVVFLVNRPLVTLVRKTREIAAGNLLAEAEVGTNDEFGQLSDTFNQMQGSLIDMVTRVRNTFADLEAGTREISNVSSKLSSGTDRQTSAVDDASVSIEEMSRTMQAISASVEGMSKSAEENSASVLKIGASIDEVSESAESLSTSVGQTSSSINQMNSSIRGVAQNVEKLSAGISEVTSAITETEQSIKAVEQRAKRAHELSERVSGAVALEGVKSVEKAVSGIVEAKEVVDTAAGAIENLARKTEDIGKIVEIIEEVNDQTGLLALNAAIIAAQAGEHGKSFAVVANEIRDLADKTTESTKEITALISSTQKESKKAVEVVNMGARRVEEGVGLIGEVSETLKIAGENTQEAAEASKAIALTTAEQADSIRQIMVMAGSMSEKFQQIADATREQSQGSEQIILAVEKMNNLARVVTMATNEQARGISGIGKSSEDTMVMAKDILESIKEEAKVSEMVVNNVLEIKSITRTSLIAVRNLDTMVEKLIEQAGLLKEEIDRFRTEE; this is translated from the coding sequence ATGAGAATCGTTCATAAAATTTCCCTTTTCATGCTGGTTTTTTTCGGAACAGGCATGTTTTTAGGGGGCGTGATTACTTACGGTTCCCTTAAAAGCGTGCGTTCCGAGATGTATAAATGGTTTGACGGCAATGCCCAGACCCTGGCCGCCTCCATAGGGAATAAAGCGTTGGAAAACCTCCATTATTCCGATTACCAGGCCATCGAGCGGATGTTGATCCTGGATGTTGAACAGGACGGGAACATGGTTTACGGCCTTGTTCAGTTCGGAAATGACCTCTCCGAAATGAAACAGGCCGGTGATCCGAAAGCAGGACCCTACAGGAAATACGTGTTCAACATCATTGAGGACGGTAAAACCCTGGGGAAGGTTACCATTCACTACTCCACCAGGGTCATTGAGGAGAAGTTCACCGAGCTGACAAGGATGATCTGGTTGGGCGCCTCGGTCACCGTGGTCATCCTGCTGGTTTTGCTTTACGGCCTTGTCGTCTTCCTTGTTAACAGGCCGTTGGTTACCCTTGTCAGAAAAACCAGAGAGATAGCGGCTGGAAACCTGCTGGCGGAGGCGGAAGTAGGCACGAATGATGAGTTCGGCCAGCTATCGGATACGTTCAACCAGATGCAAGGCAGTCTGATTGATATGGTCACCAGGGTTCGCAACACTTTTGCGGACCTGGAGGCCGGGACGCGGGAGATATCCAACGTATCCAGTAAACTGTCCAGTGGAACCGATAGACAGACCAGCGCGGTTGATGATGCCTCCGTCTCCATTGAAGAGATGAGCAGGACCATGCAGGCCATCTCCGCGAGTGTTGAGGGAATGTCAAAATCGGCCGAGGAAAATTCCGCGTCCGTTCTGAAAATTGGGGCGTCCATCGACGAGGTTTCCGAAAGCGCCGAGAGTCTTTCAACTTCCGTTGGGCAGACATCATCATCAATCAACCAGATGAATTCCTCCATTCGTGGCGTTGCCCAAAACGTGGAGAAACTGTCGGCGGGTATTTCCGAGGTCACCTCCGCAATCACCGAAACGGAACAGTCCATTAAGGCGGTCGAACAGAGAGCGAAAAGGGCCCATGAACTTTCTGAGAGGGTCTCGGGGGCGGTGGCTCTGGAGGGCGTCAAATCGGTTGAAAAAGCTGTCAGTGGTATAGTTGAGGCGAAGGAAGTTGTGGACACGGCGGCCGGTGCAATTGAGAATCTGGCCAGGAAAACCGAAGATATAGGAAAAATCGTTGAAATTATTGAGGAGGTCAACGATCAAACGGGCCTGCTGGCTTTGAACGCTGCGATCATTGCGGCCCAGGCCGGAGAGCATGGAAAGAGTTTTGCCGTCGTCGCCAACGAAATACGCGATCTGGCCGACAAGACAACGGAGTCAACCAAGGAAATTACCGCGCTGATCTCCAGCACACAGAAGGAATCGAAAAAAGCCGTTGAAGTCGTGAACATGGGGGCCAGGAGAGTTGAAGAGGGGGTCGGACTTATCGGGGAGGTAAGCGAGACCCTGAAGATTGCCGGTGAGAACACACAGGAAGCGGCGGAGGCGTCCAAGGCCATTGCCCTGACGACGGCGGAGCAGGCGGATTCCATAAGGCAGATCATGGTGATGGCCGGCAGCATGTCCGAAAAATTCCAGCAGATAGCTGATGCCACCAGGGAACAGTCTCAGGGCAGTGAACAGATCATCCTGGCAGTGGAAAAGATGAACAACCTTGCCAGGGTTGTGACAATGGCAACCAACGAGCAGGCCAGAGGAATCTCCGGAATCGGTAAATCCAGCGAAGATACGATGGTAATGGCAAAGGATATCCTGGAGTCGATCAAGGAGGAGGCCAAGGTCAGTGAGATGGTCGTTAATAATGTTCTGGAAATCAAGAGCATCACCCGAACCAGCCTCATTGCCGTACGGAACCTCGATACGATGGTCGAAAAACTGATCGAGCAGGCCGGTCTCCTGAAAGAGGAAATCGACCGCTTTCGTACAGAAGAATAG
- a CDS encoding hotdog fold thioesterase: MEEDVPFNKLLGIEVEECGEGFARVRVPFRDELVGDTRRPALHGGVLSAVIDACGGLAVWSLFELRDLISTVDMRTDFLRPGPDCDICVESKVVRMGNRVSVVHSVVYSADDRDTIVAEGRAVYNTRRIENRCNE; this comes from the coding sequence ATGGAGGAAGATGTACCATTCAACAAGCTGCTGGGCATTGAGGTCGAAGAATGCGGGGAAGGGTTTGCCAGGGTCAGGGTTCCCTTCAGGGATGAGCTGGTCGGTGACACCAGGAGGCCCGCTTTGCACGGCGGGGTTCTCTCCGCCGTGATCGATGCCTGCGGCGGCCTTGCGGTGTGGTCCCTGTTCGAGCTCCGGGACCTCATCTCCACTGTTGACATGAGGACCGATTTTCTGAGGCCTGGTCCGGATTGCGATATCTGCGTGGAATCAAAAGTGGTTCGCATGGGTAACCGTGTCAGTGTTGTCCACTCTGTGGTGTATTCCGCCGATGACAGGGACACAATCGTTGCCGAAGGCAGGGCCGTATACAACACGAGACGAATCGAAAACAGGTGCAATGAATAA
- a CDS encoding YajQ family cyclic di-GMP-binding protein, protein MPSFDIVSKVDMQEVDNVINNTRKEILTRYDLRQGTSEVDLDRGDGTIKMVAEDRMKMKAIQDIIVSNLVRRKIDPKCLDVGEPEGTSGGHLKCEAKIRQGIDRDLARKIVKLIKDRKLKVQAAIQDDQVRVTGKKIDDLQDVIGMLKDKELEIPLQFVNMKS, encoded by the coding sequence ATGCCGTCGTTCGACATTGTGAGCAAAGTGGACATGCAGGAAGTGGATAACGTGATTAACAATACCAGAAAAGAGATTCTGACACGTTATGATCTTCGTCAGGGTACATCCGAGGTGGACCTTGACCGGGGGGACGGAACCATCAAAATGGTGGCTGAGGACAGGATGAAGATGAAGGCGATCCAGGATATTATAGTCTCGAACCTGGTCCGCCGGAAGATAGATCCGAAATGTCTCGATGTCGGTGAACCGGAGGGGACCTCCGGGGGCCACCTGAAGTGCGAAGCCAAGATCCGGCAAGGCATCGACAGGGACCTTGCCAGAAAGATAGTCAAGCTCATCAAGGACCGGAAGCTTAAAGTCCAGGCCGCCATTCAGGACGACCAGGTGAGGGTGACCGGGAAAAAGATTGATGACCTCCAGGATGTCATAGGGATGCTTAAGGACAAGGAGCTGGAAATACCGCTTCAGTTCGTCAACATGAAAAGCTGA
- a CDS encoding LysM peptidoglycan-binding domain-containing protein: MTASRQFIRSLPFTLGVMLIISAFPSSLYAASIQHTIAKGESLAGIALEFYGNRSNFREIALFNRIENPALVRPTMKIRLPFSELVTMREGESISMLAKKEWGNPKLFPILAAANGIRNPQSVPVGTRLRIPVMVPYTLGGGESLSTVARDFYGNPKAYTSIALASGISHPDRVPVGTALRIPLILIRSSAGGGAKAVGVRPGKRTFSGLKEAQGAYRRGEFEKARDLIERRLSVLRGKDRAKALRLLASCYYAFGEREKVIRTLKESYALDPGFVPDPAMVNPDMITLYVKAKGLPNR, from the coding sequence ATGACGGCATCCAGGCAGTTCATCAGATCGCTGCCATTCACTCTGGGAGTCATGCTCATTATCTCCGCCTTTCCGTCGAGCCTGTACGCCGCATCCATCCAACATACAATTGCAAAAGGGGAATCGCTGGCTGGGATAGCCCTGGAATTTTACGGAAACAGGTCAAATTTCCGGGAGATCGCGCTGTTTAACCGGATCGAAAATCCCGCTCTGGTCCGGCCGACCATGAAGATCCGGCTGCCTTTCTCTGAGCTGGTCACCATGCGGGAAGGGGAGAGCATCAGCATGCTGGCAAAAAAAGAGTGGGGAAACCCCAAGCTCTTCCCCATCCTCGCGGCCGCCAACGGCATTCGCAATCCCCAATCCGTTCCAGTCGGGACAAGGCTTAGAATCCCGGTTATGGTCCCGTACACATTGGGTGGAGGGGAGAGCCTTTCCACGGTCGCAAGGGACTTTTACGGAAACCCGAAGGCCTATACCAGCATCGCGTTGGCAAGCGGCATTTCCCACCCTGACCGGGTTCCAGTCGGCACAGCCCTGAGGATACCGCTGATCCTGATAAGATCCTCAGCCGGCGGCGGCGCTAAGGCAGTCGGCGTGCGGCCAGGGAAAAGGACGTTTTCGGGGCTAAAAGAAGCTCAAGGTGCCTATAGAAGGGGAGAGTTTGAGAAGGCCAGAGACCTGATCGAGAGGAGGCTTTCCGTACTCAGGGGAAAAGATCGGGCAAAAGCCCTTCGACTGCTGGCCTCATGCTATTATGCATTTGGGGAAAGGGAGAAGGTTATCAGGACGTTGAAAGAATCGTATGCCCTTGATCCGGGATTCGTACCCGACCCGGCCATGGTAAACCCGGACATGATAACCCTCTACGTGAAGGCTAAAGGGTTGCCCAACCGATAA